The Elaeis guineensis isolate ETL-2024a chromosome 14, EG11, whole genome shotgun sequence genome has a segment encoding these proteins:
- the LOC105057288 gene encoding glutathione S-transferase U8 has product MGEELKLFGVWGSPFSRRVELALRLKGIPYDYMEEDLSNKSPSLLKYNPIHKKIPVLLHGGKPVVESLVILEYIEETWEGNHAILPKDPYERAMARFWARFLDDKCMPAMWMSCWTEGDAQQNFMKESKENLSILEGELKGKKFFGGNAIGLVDIAALFIAHWAGVLQEVAGISLVNEEKHPILFKWIEEFISSDIVVECLPARERLLAFFQAKKETMLATKAPAQ; this is encoded by the exons ATGGGCGAGGAACTGAAATTGTTTGGGGTGTGGGGAAGCCCATTCAGTCGCCGAGTGGAGCTTGCTCTGAGGCTGAAGGGAATCCCCTATGACTACATGGAGGAGGATCTCTCCAACAAGAGCCCTTCGCTCCTCAAGTACAATCCTATCCATAAGAAGATCCCCGTCCTCCTCCATGGTGGGAAGCCAGTAGTCGAGTCGCTTGTTATCCTCGAGTACATCGAAGAGACATGGGAAGGGAATCACGCCATACTGCCGAAGGATCCTTATGAGAGGGCCATGGCAAGGTTCTGGGCCCGGTTCTTGGATGACAAG TGCATGCCTGCAATGTGGATGTCATGCTGGACTGAAGGGGATGCGCAGCAAAATTTCATGAAGGAATCCAAGGAAAACCTAAGCATTCTAGAGGGCGAGCTAAAAGGGAAAAAATTCTTTGGAGGTAATGCCATAGGCCTGGTGGACATTGCAGCCTTATTCATAGCTCATTGGGCTGGGGTGCTTCAGGAGGTAGCAGGAATAAGCTTGGTCAATGAGGAAAAGCATCCCATCCTATTCAAATGGATTGAAGAGTTCATCAGCTCTGACATTGTGGTGGAATGCTTACCTGCTAGAGAAAGGCTTCTAGCTTTTTTCCAAGCTAAGAAAGAGACCATGCTGGCTACCAAAGCTCCTGCACAGTGA
- the LOC105057287 gene encoding glutathione transferase GST 23 isoform X2 translates to MASGGEVKLFGMWASPAVRRVEWALKLKGIEYEYIEEDISNKSKDLVKYNPINKQVPVLLHNGKPIIESLVIIEYIDECRGAVREVFFAEGEKRVKAIKCLEETLRALDEELKGKKFFGGENIGFSDLVLGWMAFWLGVSEEVASFEVLDPKKFPWFTSWIDNFLKVPVIKENLPPRDKTVEFFHSYRRLHLAAPKC, encoded by the exons ATGGCGAGTGGTGGGGAGGTGAAACTCTTTGGAATGTGGGCGAGTCCTGCAGTTCGTCGAGTCGAATGGGCCTTGAAGCTGAAGGGGATCGAGTATGAGTACATCGAAGAAGACATCTCGAACAAGAGCAAAGATCTTGTCAAGTATAATCCAATCAACAAGCAAGTCCCTGTGCTCCTCCATAATGGAAAGCCGATCATCGAATCGCTTGTCATCATCGAATATATTGATGAG TGTCGGGGCGCAGTGAGAGAAGTCTTCTTTGCAGAAGGAGAGAAGCGTGTGAAAGCTATCAAATGTTTGGAGGAGACTCTGAGAGCACTTGATGAGGAGCTTAAGGGGAAGAAGTTCTTTGGCGGAGAGAATATTGGATTCTCGGACTTGGTTTTGGGGTGGATGGCCTTCTGGTTAGGGGTGTCAGAGGAGGTTGCTTCCTTTGAGGTGTTGGATCCTAAGAAGTTCCCATGGTTTACTTCATGGATTGATAACTTCCTCAAAGTTCCTGTGATCAAAGAGAACCTTCCACCTCGTGACAAGACGGTAGAGTTTTTTCACAGCTATCGCCGGCTTCACTTGGCTGCACCAAAATGTTAG
- the LOC105057287 gene encoding glutathione transferase GST 23 isoform X1: MASGGEVKLFGMWASPAVRRVEWALKLKGIEYEYIEEDISNKSKDLVKYNPINKQVPVLLHNGKPIIESLVIIEYIDEVWKHNPILPKDPYERAMARFWATYSEDKCRGAVREVFFAEGEKRVKAIKCLEETLRALDEELKGKKFFGGENIGFSDLVLGWMAFWLGVSEEVASFEVLDPKKFPWFTSWIDNFLKVPVIKENLPPRDKTVEFFHSYRRLHLAAPKC, encoded by the exons ATGGCGAGTGGTGGGGAGGTGAAACTCTTTGGAATGTGGGCGAGTCCTGCAGTTCGTCGAGTCGAATGGGCCTTGAAGCTGAAGGGGATCGAGTATGAGTACATCGAAGAAGACATCTCGAACAAGAGCAAAGATCTTGTCAAGTATAATCCAATCAACAAGCAAGTCCCTGTGCTCCTCCATAATGGAAAGCCGATCATCGAATCGCTTGTCATCATCGAATATATTGATGAGGTTTGGAAGCATAACCCCATCTTACCAAAGGATCCTTATGAACGTGCCATGGCACGCTTCTGGGCCACATATAGTGAAGACAAG TGTCGGGGCGCAGTGAGAGAAGTCTTCTTTGCAGAAGGAGAGAAGCGTGTGAAAGCTATCAAATGTTTGGAGGAGACTCTGAGAGCACTTGATGAGGAGCTTAAGGGGAAGAAGTTCTTTGGCGGAGAGAATATTGGATTCTCGGACTTGGTTTTGGGGTGGATGGCCTTCTGGTTAGGGGTGTCAGAGGAGGTTGCTTCCTTTGAGGTGTTGGATCCTAAGAAGTTCCCATGGTTTACTTCATGGATTGATAACTTCCTCAAAGTTCCTGTGATCAAAGAGAACCTTCCACCTCGTGACAAGACGGTAGAGTTTTTTCACAGCTATCGCCGGCTTCACTTGGCTGCACCAAAATGTTAG
- the LOC105057379 gene encoding pentatricopeptide repeat-containing protein At1g04840 has protein sequence MQNDTFSEALDYYNEQGRMKLGHNAFTFPSRLGACAGSADLEPGRKIHEYVLEVGLVSDLHFRNSLANVCARVGSLNEAGKMFDGMRHRGIASPVNRERVLLAYGGLGAVEEGRMIHRLVYEIGIKEDRLVKMELFQEMVIESELDLVTIITILHVSDDVSDLKPVKCGSSDYAAHVFEHMNTGHIVSWTSLAFAYGMQGQDEKALRTFWRMKKMGIRPDSVTFIAVMVNLLGYFWKLVETETFIEEIPFELTLIYGELLPVESLEMNLQICGDCHTASKQISKIVQRELLVGDASHFHLFKDGICSFGDYW, from the exons ATGCAGAATGACACGTTCTCGGAAGCTCTGGATTACTATAACGAGCAAGGGAGGATGAAACTGGGCCACAATGCCTTCACCTTCCCCTCACGTCTCGGTGCCTGTGCTGGTTCAGCCGATCTCGAGCCAGGCCGGAAAATCCATGAGTATGTTTTGGAAGTTGGATTGGTTTCTGATTTGCACTTCAGAAATTCTTTGGCTAATGTGTGTGCGAGGGTCGGTTCCTTAAATGAGGCTGGGAAGATGTTCGATGGAATGCGTCACAGAGGCATTGCTTCACCTGTGAATA GGGAGCGTGTCTTGCTGGCCTATGGAGGTCTTGGGGCTGTCGAAGAGGGTAGGATGATTCACAGGCTTGTATATGAGATTGGGATCAAGGAGGATAGACTAGTGAAAATg GAGCTGTTCCAAGAGATGGTGATTGAATCAGAACTGGATCTCGTGACAATCATAACTATTCTTCATGTTTCTGATGACGTCAGTGACTTAAAACCTG TCAAGTGTGGCAGTTCAGATTATGCAGCCCATGTCTTTGAACACATGAATACTGGGCACATTGTGTCATGGACCTCTTTGGCATTTGCCTATGGTATGCAAGGTCAAGATGAGAAGGCCTTGAGAACATTTTGGAGGATGAAAAAAATGGGTATAAGACCAGACAGTGTCACATTTATCGCCGTCAT GGTCAATCTGCTTGGGTATTTTTGGAAATTAGTTGAGACAGAAACTTTCATTGAAGAAATACCATTTGAACTGACATTAATATATGGGGAGCTCTTGCCTGTAGAGTCTCTG GAAATGAACCTTCAGATATGTGGAGATTGCCACACGGCAAGCAAACAGATATCAAAAATTGTCCAGAGAGAATTATTGGTCGGAGATGCTAGTCACTTTCATCTATTCAAGGATGGAATTTGCAGTTTTGGTGATTACTGGTGA